A segment of the Myxococcales bacterium genome:
GCAGGTCCTTCAGTCCGCCCTTTCTCAGCGTCGCGATGGCCACGTAGACCCGGTTGGCGGCCGACGCCGGGCTCATGCGCTCGTCGGGCCACGCGGCCGCAACGAGCTCGTCGAGCGTGCACCCCTGACCGGGGTCGGTCTTGCGACGCTCGATCAGGAAGTGTGCGATGGCCCGAAGCGGCGCTCGCCGTGACAGGTCGAGCACCGCCCTCGAACCATCACCGTGTCGGACGTCGAGGGTGCTCCCTCCGTCGCGCACAACGAGCTTGGGGCGCGGCATGGCGCGAGACCCAGCGGGCTTGCTCGTTCCTACCCTCAACGCTCGCAGCGCGAAGCGCGGATCGTCGTTGGCGTGTGACTCCGCCAGCGCGCGCGCGCGCGCGATCGCTTCCTCGGCGCTGCCGCGGCTCTCGAGGGCTTCGACGTGCAGTCGATGAATCGCCAGCGTCGCGCTGAGTGACGTCTCCGTGGCGCACGCGGCTGCCGCTGCGTCGCCGCGTGCGAGCGCCGCCTTGGCGCCGGCAACATCGCGAAACATGGCGTCGCTGGCGAGCGCGATGGCCCCGAGCCCTTCGTACAGCGCCACGTAGCGCGGGATGCCCAACTCCCGCGCCGCCGGGAGCGCACGCATCACGATGCTCGCGGCCTCTGCCGCATCGCCGCGTTCGAAGTAGGCGCCGGCGAGGTAGTAGAGCGTGCTGATCTCGCCGTAGCGATGGCCCGCGTCGCGGTAAAGCACGACGGCGTGGGCGTGAAGCGACAGCGCAACCTCAGGCTCCCCTTGCTCTTGCAAGAGCGTCCCTCGTGCCGTCGTGAGCGCGGCTTCCACAACCGGCGCGCCCCGGGCGCGCGCCAACGCGAGGCCTTCGTCAAAACACCCGAGCGCCGATGGATCTCCACGAAAGAGACCGAGAACGCCGAGCTCGTAGAGCGTGGTCGCGAGGTGCTCGTCGCGCTGGGCTCCCCGGTAGATCGCCATGGCGCGTCGCAGATCGAGCTCCGCGGCTTCGAGCCTTCCCTCGCGCCGAAGCGCGTGAGCCCGTTCGACGCGCACTTCCGCTTCGGCCAGCTCACCGCGCACCGAGGGAGTCGGTGTTGCCAGCACCTGGAGCGCTTCGTCGAAGAGGCTTCTGGCGGCGGCCGTTTCGCCGCGAAGCTCGATGAGCACCCCGAGCTTGCCCAAGAGCCGACCGCGATGAACGTGATCGTCGGCGTCTGAGAAGCGGCTCCGCGCGCCTTCCAACACAACCGTGGCACCGCGCATGTCGCCGCGTTCTGCGCGCACCCGGCCTTCTGCGAGCGCCAGCGCGAGCGCGTCATCGTGCACCGCCACGCGAGCTAGCTCGCCGCTGAAGAGCTTCGCGGCCGCCTCGATGCGCCCCCTGCGCAAAAGCGCGGGTTCGAGGGCGAGCGCGAGGGAGATTCGCTCGCTGGCGTCAGCGCTCTCGTAGGCCAGCATCAGGTTGTCGATGTCGATGGCGACGAGGTCTTCGGCGTCGCCGTCGCCCGCGTCCATCCGCGCGACGCAGGCGCGCGCGTGCCTAGCGAACGTGCTCTTGTGGCGCTCCGCGAGCGCGGAGCTTCGG
Coding sequences within it:
- a CDS encoding tetratricopeptide repeat protein, with translation MTRAASKTNLPMPPPLLARGPEASALAAAFDGGARLVTLLGPGGIGKTHLALHYAQTEVDVYASNGGGGAWFVDLTAVRDAEGLTAAVGAVLGRGRRTDVRAALTRRGHTLVLLDNAEHVALLAGELLSSWLAAAPSIRFLITSRVALGIGPEHVIRLEGLPVPPLHGDDAALGENPSVTLFVQRALRTGAAPLGTETELAAVAEIVRRLDGVPLAIELVAARTTALAPQELLARMTLALVGREDDAGRHGSMERVIDESFASLPTDLQSFYVATAVFRGGFFVADAERVIDHPDLVGALTELVRRSLLRVVATTHGQGRRFAHYETIFEHASRKLKVDPRSSALAERHKSTFARHARACVARMDAGDGDAEDLVAIDIDNLMLAYESADASERISLALALEPALLRRGRIEAAAKLFSGELARVAVHDDALALALAEGRVRAERGDMRGATVVLEGARSRFSDADDHVHRGRLLGKLGVLIELRGETAAARSLFDEALQVLATPTPSVRGELAEAEVRVERAHALRREGRLEAAELDLRRAMAIYRGAQRDEHLATTLYELGVLGLFRGDPSALGCFDEGLALARARGAPVVEAALTTARGTLLQEQGEPEVALSLHAHAVVLYRDAGHRYGEISTLYYLAGAYFERGDAAEAASIVMRALPAARELGIPRYVALYEGLGAIALASDAMFRDVAGAKAALARGDAAAAACATETSLSATLAIHRLHVEALESRGSAEEAIARARALAESHANDDPRFALRALRVGTSKPAGSRAMPRPKLVVRDGGSTLDVRHGDGSRAVLDLSRRAPLRAIAHFLIERRKTDPGQGCTLDELVAAAWPDERMSPASAANRVYVAIATLRKGGLKDLLQSGDGGYAIAPTVNVSTD